The following proteins are co-located in the Oenanthe melanoleuca isolate GR-GAL-2019-014 chromosome 4, OMel1.0, whole genome shotgun sequence genome:
- the SPATA18 gene encoding mitochondria-eating protein isoform X2, translating to MARDLRSLVGSKSVRELQEKLEKWQRDYETNSSGENMDRCFEILDLNNEIQKQLYSILSETSQKGNRPTKSLHLSSVGDVSGRVNRPPDSTGRELQLRDLTCNPTHCRLQQLEDKLTSTQIEINEIERDLRASRLGGCNNLKKFHHMCDCDHRLRHLRDEMALLDAQKAALQRRLSGRCSPPCCVPKPCVPKPCIPKPCISKPCAPKPCISKPCISKPCISDHCVSDHCASDHCASDHCDSDHCDSDHCDSDHCASDHCASDHCHPDHCHPDHCRPDHCHPDHCHPDHCHPDHCHPDHCHPDHCVPKPCIPKPCISNHCVPKPCVSVKTWSPCQTRRACASRRACLIARFNFIYAKERLDAEAILRPYVCNMEVVQRIIYIAAVESFHAAKMAFWKVKVSVKETLAVHPCDIVTSLEVAALDYIACHKDLYDIRACIDEVISSMNIHPKLPCPAEVDYLVISSLIREICSLAFSMQTLIPALDIAVGVDGELFNKCMYYRSFDSDFSAPLVAYHVWPALLERDVVIVKGEVVTRRVGPCARRCRIRSRSCSCGRRLLPGQVTRSRSLSTPRAKRR from the exons ACGAATTCCAGTGGTGAAAATATGGACCGATGCTTTGAAATATTAGACCTGAACAATGAGATTCAGAAGCAGCTCTACTCAATTCTCAGTGAAACATCTCAAAAAG GTAATCGTCCAACTAAAAGCCTTCACCTGTCAAGCGTAGGTGATGTTTCAGGACGTGTAAACCGCCCTCCG GATTCAACTGGGCGTGAACTACAGCTGAGAGATTTGACCTGCAATCCAACACATTGTCGACTGCAACAGCTGGAGGACAAACTAACTTCAACTCAGATAGAGATCAACGAGATTGAGCGAGA TCTGAGGGCTTCCCGTCTTGGAGGGTGCAACAACTTGAAGAAATTCCATCACATGTGTGACTGTGACCATCGGCTTCGACATTTGCGGGATGAGATGGCTCTTCTGGATGCCCAAAAGGCTGCTCTCCAGAGAAG GCTTTCCGGGAGGTGCTCTCCTCCGTGCTGCGTTCCCAAGCCCTGCGTTCCCAAGCCCTGCATTCCCAAGCCCTGCATTTCCAAGCCCTGTGCTCCCAAGCCCTGCATTTCCAAGCCCTGCATTTCCAAGCCCTGCATTTCCGATCACTGTGTTTCCGATCACTGCGCATCCGATCACTGCGCATCCGATCACTGTGATTCCGATCACTGCGATTCCGATCACTGCGATTCCGATCACTGCGCTTCTGATCACTGCGCTTCTGATCACTGCCATCCTGATCACTGCCATCCCGATCACTGCCGTCCCGATCACTGCCATCCCGATCACTGCCATCCTGATCACTGCCATCCCGATCACTGCCATCCCGATCACTGCCATCCCGATCACTGCGTTCCCAAGCCCTGCATTCCCAAGCCCTGCATTTCCAATCACTGCGTTCCCAAGCCCTGCGTTTCCGTGAAGACCTGGTCACCTTGCCAGACCAGGCGGGCGTGTGCTTCGCGTCGAGCCTGCCTCATAGCTCGCTTTAACTTCATTTACGCTAAAGAGCGCTTGGATGCAGAAGCAATTTTGAGACCATACGTCTGTAACATGGAGGTGGTGCAGAGGATAATATACATTGCAGCTGTG GAATCTTTCCATGCAGCAAAAATGGCCTTCTGGAAGGTCAAAGTAAGTGTAAAAGAGACTTTGGCTGTACATCCCTGCGACATAGTTACATCACTTGAAGTTGCTGCCCTGGATTATATAGCTTGCCACAAGGATCTGTATGATATTCGTGCCTGTATCGAT GAAGTCATTTCCTCCATGAACATACACCCAAAGCTTCCATGTCCAGCAGAAGTTGATTACCTTGTGATCAGCTCTTTGATTCGAGAGATATGCAGTTTGGCTTTTTCAATGCAGACACTCATTCCTGCTCTTGATATTGCCGTTGGTGTTGATGGAGAGCTTTTCAATAAGTGCAT GTACTATCGTAGTTTTGACTCAGATTTCTCAGCTCCCCTTGTGGCCTATCATGTCTGGCCCGCTCTATTGGAAAGGGATGTTGTCATCGTAAAGGGAGAGGTAGTCACTAGAAGAGTGGGTCCG TGTGCTCGCAGATGTCGAAttagaagcagaagctgcagctgtggccGTCGTCTCCTGCCTGGTCAA GTGACTCGAAGCCGCAGTCTTTCAACACCAAGGGCCAAGA GGCGCTAA
- the SPATA18 gene encoding mitochondria-eating protein isoform X1: protein MARDLRSLVGSKSVRELQEKLEKWQRDYETNSSGENMDRCFEILDLNNEIQKQLYSILSETSQKGNRPTKSLHLSSVGDVSGRVNRPPDSTGRELQLRDLTCNPTHCRLQQLEDKLTSTQIEINEIERDLRASRLGGCNNLKKFHHMCDCDHRLRHLRDEMALLDAQKAALQRRLSGRCSPPCCVPKPCVPKPCIPKPCISKPCAPKPCISKPCISKPCISDHCVSDHCASDHCASDHCDSDHCDSDHCDSDHCASDHCASDHCHPDHCHPDHCRPDHCHPDHCHPDHCHPDHCHPDHCHPDHCVPKPCIPKPCISNHCVPKPCVSVKTWSPCQTRRACASRRACLIARFNFIYAKERLDAEAILRPYVCNMEVVQRIIYIAAVESFHAAKMAFWKVKVSVKETLAVHPCDIVTSLEVAALDYIACHKDLYDIRACIDEVISSMNIHPKLPCPAEVDYLVISSLIREICSLAFSMQTLIPALDIAVGVDGELFNKCMYYRSFDSDFSAPLVAYHVWPALLERDVVIVKGEVVTRRVGPCARRCRIRSRSCSCGRRLLPGQVTRSRSLSTPRAKSKWAYWLLVTHGFHSKPLNN from the exons ACGAATTCCAGTGGTGAAAATATGGACCGATGCTTTGAAATATTAGACCTGAACAATGAGATTCAGAAGCAGCTCTACTCAATTCTCAGTGAAACATCTCAAAAAG GTAATCGTCCAACTAAAAGCCTTCACCTGTCAAGCGTAGGTGATGTTTCAGGACGTGTAAACCGCCCTCCG GATTCAACTGGGCGTGAACTACAGCTGAGAGATTTGACCTGCAATCCAACACATTGTCGACTGCAACAGCTGGAGGACAAACTAACTTCAACTCAGATAGAGATCAACGAGATTGAGCGAGA TCTGAGGGCTTCCCGTCTTGGAGGGTGCAACAACTTGAAGAAATTCCATCACATGTGTGACTGTGACCATCGGCTTCGACATTTGCGGGATGAGATGGCTCTTCTGGATGCCCAAAAGGCTGCTCTCCAGAGAAG GCTTTCCGGGAGGTGCTCTCCTCCGTGCTGCGTTCCCAAGCCCTGCGTTCCCAAGCCCTGCATTCCCAAGCCCTGCATTTCCAAGCCCTGTGCTCCCAAGCCCTGCATTTCCAAGCCCTGCATTTCCAAGCCCTGCATTTCCGATCACTGTGTTTCCGATCACTGCGCATCCGATCACTGCGCATCCGATCACTGTGATTCCGATCACTGCGATTCCGATCACTGCGATTCCGATCACTGCGCTTCTGATCACTGCGCTTCTGATCACTGCCATCCTGATCACTGCCATCCCGATCACTGCCGTCCCGATCACTGCCATCCCGATCACTGCCATCCTGATCACTGCCATCCCGATCACTGCCATCCCGATCACTGCCATCCCGATCACTGCGTTCCCAAGCCCTGCATTCCCAAGCCCTGCATTTCCAATCACTGCGTTCCCAAGCCCTGCGTTTCCGTGAAGACCTGGTCACCTTGCCAGACCAGGCGGGCGTGTGCTTCGCGTCGAGCCTGCCTCATAGCTCGCTTTAACTTCATTTACGCTAAAGAGCGCTTGGATGCAGAAGCAATTTTGAGACCATACGTCTGTAACATGGAGGTGGTGCAGAGGATAATATACATTGCAGCTGTG GAATCTTTCCATGCAGCAAAAATGGCCTTCTGGAAGGTCAAAGTAAGTGTAAAAGAGACTTTGGCTGTACATCCCTGCGACATAGTTACATCACTTGAAGTTGCTGCCCTGGATTATATAGCTTGCCACAAGGATCTGTATGATATTCGTGCCTGTATCGAT GAAGTCATTTCCTCCATGAACATACACCCAAAGCTTCCATGTCCAGCAGAAGTTGATTACCTTGTGATCAGCTCTTTGATTCGAGAGATATGCAGTTTGGCTTTTTCAATGCAGACACTCATTCCTGCTCTTGATATTGCCGTTGGTGTTGATGGAGAGCTTTTCAATAAGTGCAT GTACTATCGTAGTTTTGACTCAGATTTCTCAGCTCCCCTTGTGGCCTATCATGTCTGGCCCGCTCTATTGGAAAGGGATGTTGTCATCGTAAAGGGAGAGGTAGTCACTAGAAGAGTGGGTCCG TGTGCTCGCAGATGTCGAAttagaagcagaagctgcagctgtggccGTCGTCTCCTGCCTGGTCAA GTGACTCGAAGCCGCAGTCTTTCAACACCAAGGGCCAAGAGTAAGTGGGCATACTGGTTACTAGTGACTCATGGTTTTCACAGTAAGCCCTTGAACAATTGa